From the genome of Malus domestica chromosome 04, GDT2T_hap1, one region includes:
- the LOC103433228 gene encoding 29 kDa ribonucleoprotein A, chloroplastic, giving the protein MTASTATLALPSLSPKTLALYTPKAASISLYSALALGCKPISISASFLNSGKGFQSVSSRFVRNVAVSSEFEQDEEVLSDDGEASPEPKLFVGNLPFSVDSAQLAGIFESAGNVEMVEVIYDKTTGRSRGFGFVTMSNVQEAESAARQLNGYELDGRALRVNYGPPPPRTEDSSFRGARGPRGGGGYDSNNRLYVGNLAWGVDNLALENLFSEQGKVLEAKVVFDRDSGRSRGFGFVTYDTADEMNSAIESLDGVDLNGRSIRVSAAEPRPRRQF; this is encoded by the exons ATGACTGCCTCCACAGCTACCCTCGCTCTTCCTTCTCTTTCGCCCAAAACCCTAGCCCTCTACACCCCCAAAGCCGCCTCAATCTCGCTCTACTCCGCCCTAGCGCTCGGCTGTAAACCCATTTCAATTTCGGCCTCGTTTCTCAACTCCGGGAAGGGGTTTCAAAGCGTTTCGTCTCGGTTCGTCCGAAACGTCGCCGTCTCATCCGAGTTCGAGCAGGATGAGGAGGTCCTCAGCGACGACGGAGAGGCCTCCCCTGAACCCAAACTCTTCGTGGGTAACCTTCCCTTCAGCGTCGATAGCGCTCAGCTCGCTGGAATCTTCGAAAGCGCTGGAAATGTCGAGATGGTCGAG GTGATATATGACAAGACGACCGGAAGAAGCAGAGGATTTGGATTTGTGACTATGTCCAATGTTCAAGAAGCTGAATCTGCTGCTCGCCAGCTAAATGGCTAT GAACTTGACGGCAGGGCATTGAGGGTAAACTATGGACCTCCTCCCCCTCGGACTGAGGATTCCTCTTTCAGAGGTGCCAGAGGTCCCAGAGGTGGTGGTGGTTATGACTCTAACAACCGCCTTTACGTGGGTAACCTTGCATGGGGTGTTGACAATTTGGCTCTTGAGAACTTGTTTAGTGAGCAAGGAAAGGTTTTGGAAGCCAAGGTAGTTTTTGACAGGGACAGTGGCAGATCGAGGGGTTTCGGTTTTGTAACTTATGATACTGCTGATGAAATGAACAGTGCCATTGAATCATTGGATGGAGTT GACTTAAATGGAAGATCTATCCGAGTGTCTGCGGCAGAACCTAGGCCGAGGCGTCAGTTTTAA